The window TATACTATCATCCATGCCTATGCAATTCCAGCATACTTCTCTCTATTCATCTACTAATCAAAAAAAGCGGTACTGTCCATTCGCTATCGGACAGTACCGCTTCTATATCGCATCATGACAATACACTGTTCCCATTCACAGCATATGATCATTCCACCATTTTACGCCTGAGAATTTTGCTTCCATTCTTGTAAAAAGGCAGTCAATCCTTCCTGCCAAGAACGGATATCTTCAAAGCCATTTGTACGAATAGACAAATGCTCCATTACGGAATTGGCAGGACGCGGAGCCGGGCGTGGAAAGTCAGCCGTCGTGCAAGGTTCCAACTCAGCGGTAATATCCACTTTTAGAATCTGCTTAGCTTGTGCAAAGATCTCCTGTGTAAATTCATACCAAGTACAAGCTTCACGGTTGGACGCATGATAAATACCATATTTCTCCGTTAGCATCAGCTCAGACAGGAATTCCGCCAAATCGACGGTATAGGTCGGTGACCCCTTCTGGTCGTGTACTACTTTCAGCTGCGGCTTCTCCTGACCTAGCTTCAACATTGTTTTCACAAAGTTATTGCCATGCAAGCCATATACCCATGAAGTACGCACGATAAAATATCGACTGGACAATGTCTGCGTCAGTACTTCACCTGCCCGCTTAGATTTGCCATAAATGCCTTGCGGATCAGTGTTGTCATATTCATGGTGCGGCTGCTCACCTTGACCATCGAATACATAATCAGTACTGATATAGATGACTTTCGCCTGTACCGCTTCAGCAGCAACAGCGATATTGCGGCTGCCCGTCGCATTGACCAGATACGCGCCATCGATATCAGTTTCCGCTGCATCCACGGCGGTGTAAGCAGCACAATGAATAATCACATCTGGTACAAATTCACTGACCACCTGCTGGCATTGCTCTAGATTGG of the Paenibacillus sp. JQZ6Y-1 genome contains:
- the rfbD gene encoding dTDP-4-dehydrorhamnose reductase, yielding MKVLVTGASGQLGVDTVTVLERKGHTVLGCDRNQLDITNLEQCQQVVSEFVPDVIIHCAAYTAVDAAETDIDGAYLVNATGSRNIAVAAEAVQAKVIYISTDYVFDGQGEQPHHEYDNTDPQGIYGKSKRAGEVLTQTLSSRYFIVRTSWVYGLHGNNFVKTMLKLGQEKPQLKVVHDQKGSPTYTVDLAEFLSELMLTEKYGIYHASNREACTWYEFTQEIFAQAKQILKVDITAELEPCTTADFPRPAPRPANSVMEHLSIRTNGFEDIRSWQEGLTAFLQEWKQNSQA